A region of the Primulina eburnea isolate SZY01 chromosome 7, ASM2296580v1, whole genome shotgun sequence genome:
TAGAAATAAAGGTACCACCTATGGAAAGGAAAGAAGAGCCATGAGTTGTGGACTTGAAGATCCAGTGTCCCTTGGCCAGGTTGATCATAAGCGCCATTGCAGTAAGCGCAGTGAATGTTAGCTTGCTGCATGAAGCTACGAGGGTCGTCTGCTGGGAGACGCTTCATCCGATCAACAGCTAAATTGTACTTGAAAATGTACTCAGGAGAAACTCTATGAGCAGATGGCCTAATTTTCATCTGGAAAATTGGAGGGATTTTGTAATCAACGATACTTTGTGAAATCGGAGGGCAGCAGTTGACATCTAGCTTCTGGTGGGTAATCAAGTCGGTAGCGGTGCCACACTTGTCTAGCTGCGGGGCTTGAACGGGATTGGCTGAAGAGGACGGAGTGGCAACTAGGTTGGCAGCGCCGTAGAGGCTACCTAAACCCAGAAGTACGTTCCTTCTGTCGACCTTCCCTTTAGAAGGTTCGACATTTTGGAAGGCGGGTTCTTTCTGGTTTTGACCACCATTTGCGGCGACGGAGCAAGAAACTTGAGGACTGTTGGTGCAGTGGTTTGCATGGGTGGTTGAGTATGATGGCTTGGGGAAGACACGGCGAAGAGAGAAGTGGTGGTGGTCGGAGAAAGTGGTGTTGACGCATGAGAGATGAAGAGAAGCCATAGTTTGTGATGGTTTATGTGCACTAGTGCTGGTTTATTTATAGAACGTAAGAAAGGAGGGTCGAGAGATTCATACGGATAAAAGGGCTTCCATGTGATATTTAAGGGAGATAGTTTTATAATGAGTTCGAATCTtaatacaaatttgaaattttcataTAAGTTCTCTACTATGTCTAAAACATATTATGTTAATATATAAAAACAGTGAATTTGGTATCACTCTGtcaatgctttaaaatattcataataataataataatcataataataataataataatataatcataCAAACATATTTGAAATCACAAAAACTAACGTGACACGGTCTAACATTTTAATTTcgtgaaatatatatattctatTTAGGTCACACatggaaaaattttatttttcattgtaAATATAGATATGATTGACATATCTCATGAATAAAGATCCACAAAACACATACTTATTCGAAATTACGCtactcaaacaattaaaataaatacatgttaaaataatcatattcaatgaattattttaatttattataaataagcATGTGATAAATCACCCTGAAAGTTCTtaattttaatatgtaatttcaatcatttataaatatattattttttatgtaaaaaatattacattttaatgTAATTATATAATGAGTCAATTCCTCTCGCGAATATAGAACTGCGAGACCATGAATATAAATGTAATGTAACAACTAACACAACAAAATTTAGCCCGTTAGAATATTATCTAACATCACTCTGATACCATTCATATGAGCTAGCTAAGGAATTTTACAgataattattgaattaaaatatccTTTGTACTCAGAGCTTTTAAcactataaataaaaaatatttcgaTGGTCCATTAATATAATCAAGAAACatattttttccaatttttgaTAGTATATCAAAATTTCGTCACTTACATTGTACGAATATTATGATTATGTTCTAGAATTATGTCATGCTAATACTGCTTGGAGTTCCATTCTTTCCTAAACATTGATGTCGAGTACGTGCGATCCATAGTCCACTTCTATCGCGCAGATCTCCGGCTACCAAGTTTCGAATTAGAATTCGAAGTACAGTCTCCTCTAATCTTTCTTCATTCTTTCCTCGGACACAACCAATTGCTgaaaataatatgtatataCAAATTTGAGTTTGGGGTAACTCAATGTTGAGGCAGAATGCGGGCTGGATTACTTAATATTTTGGGCCAAAATACTGAAGGGTAAATTAAAATCTCGTGGGCTAGATAATATTTTCGGAGCCTGCTCGATCTCACCCAAAGAGCATGCTTGGACACTTTATAGGAGTCACATAGCTAATACTATTTGTATAATGTTGTTAATGTAAAATTTATGGAAACTTTATTTTTACTTGGTTTTCAGTCCTATTTCGAAGGGCGATAACGTGGcgaaatatatatttcaatttccatatttagtattattttctctacttttttaccaatataaccctatttaattttttaaaaaaatttactaaaGCATTCGGTTAAATATGATGTAAAATcagagattttaaaatttaattttacaataattttcttaatttgTGTGAACATACATGAGTGAGACGACACGAATAATAATTACATTATTATAGATTTGGATGGGTAAATAGCTAAAAACTTGAATTAATACAACACCATATTAATGGCAAAAactatgtgagacggtctcacgggtcgtatttgtgagacggatctcttatttggatcacccatgaaaaaagtataattttttatactaagagtattactttttattgtgaatatgggtagggttgacccgtctcacggattatgacccgtgagacggtctcacattagaCTCACTCCATATTAATATAGGAGTACGTCTTTTGTGAGATGGGCTcaagaatctttatctgtgagacgagtcaatcttatcgatattcacaataaaaagtaacagtcttaccataaaaagtaatattttttcatggatggcccaaataagatatatgtctcataaaatacgactcgtgagaccgtctcacataactTTTTGCCTTAATATAGACGACACATTGATAAATAAGATATCATGAATTGCAATCATGGAATGGGAGATATAAAATTACTTTTTCAATCATGATACACATAATGATCACCATAAATATGAAAGATAAAGATTATAAAATCAAAGAAAATGTCTAATTTTGTTGTGGAAAAATTTTCTATAAAGAGACAAGAAATTAAAAGGACAATTATAAGCAATTGGAAGATACTGTGGACTGAGTAGCATTTCAAGATTCATTGATATCTACATTCATTCACGAATTAACCctctttatttattatttatttaactcGTGAGTTATTTCGGTTTTATTGTAAATAAATGTTCGTTCATAAATACTTCAAAGCTATAGTATCTTATCTTATAATTTTTCTTCTCTAGGTAAATGATTCGAAGTAGGATCGAAAATAATCACGTGTATGCTATCACCATTTGAAAAATAACTAAATCTGTTTTTGACACAATGATCTTATTTAGTAGTTTCTCAAGTTGTTTTTGTTGGTCCCATGTAcgacattttgatatataattatgaaaataatgaataaaATTGAACACcgaaatttataaataaaacttATTATGGTAAAATCATGgacaagataaaaaaaatttactataatattttatgatatacAACAACTCACTCTCAGAGTCAAATATGAACTCTTTTAATACAGAAAAACAACAAACTGACGGTTTGAACTCATTAATTGCTTACAGTttgaacttttaaatttttttaattaaatttgattcttaaaaatcataaaatcgcaatatttaaaatagttttttatgtttatatttcaactttatttttttttaattttaaaaaagccTTTACCTCGGAATTCactataatattaattttttttaaattcaatacctaatttggaaaaaaaaaaaaaaaacttatcaatcaatcttaaaaaaatacaaaaatattatgagcataaaacaaaaaaaactatgcaaatcaaacaaataaaaaaaattagaatataCGACTTTTAATTCAAactttcaaattctaatccctTTTGTGGTGTTTCTCTCTCCAGctttaattttttgttgttggttATTGCACGTACATACAGTTTTACCGATTGTCTCGACTCTCGAGAAGAGCTGTCGATATATATGTCCACAAACGCAATCCAAACGGCTAGATAAACCCAACCCATATCTTCTTTTTAATAATCAATGTTTACTTCTTTGTCTCGTCTTTTTTCATTTGCTGTTGATGATTAAGGCAAGACAGCATTCGCAGAACATGGAGTGATTAAGGAAGCATATAATCAAGGGTGAGATGTGCGCGCGCGTTTATGCttgtgattttttattatttgtcCTGTGTTTGAAGAGTTTAATGATGTGCTGGTTTTTATTCATGGTGTTAGGGATGTTTTTGTTTTGGGGGGTTTTGTCATCTGTTTGTTAGTATGTTCTGATACTGAAAAGGgcttgattttttttctttaattggtattaagttttatacaaaAATGAATCTTTTCGATTCGGCTCTTGATATTCTTCATCTTTGAACTTTGCCCGATGAAGAGTATATAGTAGCAAGGCACAGCAATGGGCGTAAAtgaaatgaaattttttttgggaCTTTTTTCCACTTAAAAAGGCCAGTTTTTTCGATTCAAGCAACACTTGCCTTCTCTGAATTCCTAGTGGTTATCATTGATTTATTGGATTATGTAAAGGGTTCTTAGGTTTCGATTGGATTTCTTCTGCAATGGATTGCtgcaaaaacacaaaaaaaggATAAGAAGAAAGAAAGTAAGCTTCTTGACATTCAACTTAGGAAAGAATGATGAATTTTACTCATATTGGATTTCTTTGGGTTGACTCTTTCTGCTGGAACTTGAGATGTCATTAACATCAGTTGAGTAAATCAAAGAAGGCGAAAACAAAACTTAAATTTGTGCATAAGTTCTGTTATCCAGTTCCTTTACATGTTGTTCATTCCTTACTCAAATGAAGGGAAAACAGATGTTtctaatttatctttttcactCCACAATTGAATATTATGCGTTCAAAGGCAATAAGGCCGTGTATGTTGCAGCAAGGTGGACTGCAAAGTTGCCTTCCCTTATTTTAGGAAAGCAACAAGGCTCAAACCTTGGCACATTTCGCTATGTTTCACAAAAAAAACTAGGCAGATAGATGTCTTGGGATATTCATGAGCAATCAAGGTTTCTTTCGACTATAAATTTCTTTAGAACCATTCCAAGCGTTGGTTTTAGCTTTCATTGTTTTATGGCATTTTCCTTGAACATTTAACATGTCATGTTATTTTTTACAACCCCTTGTCATCTTGCGTTGTCAGATCATGTTCTGATTTTACATCGCAATTATGCAGATTGAGCTTGGAGTTGCTGTAAAAATCTTTTTAGTAGCCTAAAAAATGCCAAGATCAAGGTAGTTCTCAGAATCAAGGAACTCCTTCTATGCAGTGTATTGTTGTCTTTCCATGTGGTTGATGCGTAATATCATGCAACAGGTTAACAGAAATGCCTCAGAGGCAATCGCCCCGAGGCCCACctcatctcaaaactccaagCTCCGATACTGATCCCCTGCATCGACCTAGGGCTGAAAAGACTCCAAAAGTACCAGAGGGTCGATCCCCTCGTGGTGTCCAATCTGATCCAGCAAACAAAAAGAAACTCGGGACACGAATTGCTGATTTGGAATCTCAACTTGGTCAAGCACAGGATGATCTCAAGAGTCTTAAGGACCAGTTGACTTCTGCAGAGACTGCTAAAAAAGTGGCCCAAGATCAACTAGAGATAAAATCCAAGAAACAACAAAAGGTTCCCGAGCCAGTAGAAATTCGAAAAAAGCCTTCAAGTGACATGGAAACGCAAGTGCTGAACATGAAAGAGAGCATCAGTGCAGCGATTGAAAAGTCGGAGGATGTTCACAAGGAAACCAATGTTTTTGAAGTTCCTGTGGAAACTAAGACAACTTCAGAGCCTGATAATCCTTCATTTGATGAGCTGACTTCTAAGAATGATGAGGTGACTCTATTGAAGAATAAATTGGCTGAGAAGAGCCAAGAATTGGACATTCTTCGTCTAGAAAATGAGAGCTTAAAAAATGAGCTCAATGAGAAGTCAATTAAAATATCTTCATCTCAATCTTTAATAGATGAGCTGATATTGAAGTTGAATAAGGCTGATCAAGAGCTTGAAAACACCAAAGCCAGTGCTTTTCAGACAAATGAGACGCTAGAAGCTACCAGAAAAGCTAGGGAGGAATTGGAAAACGAGATGAAGATGCTACGTGTGCAAACCGAGCAATGGAGAAAAGCAGCCGATGCTGCAGCATCAGTTCTAGCAGGGGGAACCAAGATAACGGGAAGAAGGATTCCCGAGAGGTGTGGATCGATGGATAAACATCATGGAAGCACGTTCCAACCAATTGGTTTTGCTGATTCTCCGGGACTGAATGAGGACTATCCTGATGATGTTTTTGGAAGTGGGAAGAGGAAAGGTTCTGGTATTAAAATCTTCGGAGAGCTGTGGAAAAAGAAAGGCCTGAAGTAGTGTGGCCTAGAAGCTTGCTAATGTTTTTGGCTGGGGAAATGGTTGCTCACCATTTTTTTTTGCCCTTAGTTTCATTGTATTTCGCCAATTTCGGTAACTCTCTTTTGGGTTAAAAATCTAATGATCCTCTTCcttaagaaaaaaaataaaaaatggtcTAATGCTCGTCCATCTCTCTAGACAGGCTTTGGCTTGAACCTGGACTCTGTAAATTAAGTTCTTATCTTTATATGTTATGCTTCATCTTTGCTTCAGTTTGTAGCACTAACATTTGTATATTTCAGGGTTTTCGAACAATTCATAGAATGCCAAGAATTGTCCAAATTACTTAAAATTTTAGTAAAGAGGGGATTAGCAGTACAAAATAAGAGGATGGATTACTAAAAGGAATCCAAGAACAATCATGAAATAGAGGGATCAATAACAAAGTTTGGTACAAAAGGAAGCTTGCGAAAGCTGGAAACATCGATATTAATGGGGTTAAACACATTTTTGTATAATCTGTCTCTTCTCTCCCAACTCGCTTTGATTCCTCCTTACTGCACCCACTCACCACCACCATTTCTACTTGCTGCGACCGCCAACTTCCCTTCAACGGCGACCATGGTCGTTGTCTCTGCCTCGCACTTGAGTAAAGAAAATGTACATATAAGGTGTTGCTTctgaatgtaatttttttttaactttgatcaactattttttttagaaaaatgctCTTCTCATAAATataacacattttaaatatatttgagTAGATCATattctttaaaaaataattaaccaAGATTATTTACGAATCTTCCGTTTCTTCCATTACCAATAACTGtattatttttggttttttttttctttttggtgGTAGGCTTTGTTTTCCTTCATGTTTAGTAGTGTAGAAAATAAAAATCGGTGTCACGTGACTAACACATGACCCTTACCGATAACTTTAACCACTAGGCTAACACTAAGGACTAATAGTGTACTACTTTTAAAAGTTTAGGGACCAAAATTATCACTATCGAAAGTTTAAGGACTAGATTATAATAACCAAAAAGGTGTTTTACCTCATGCCTATACATTTTCCAAGACCTAAAATCATAACCTATAATGCTcataataactaaaaataagaattatattttatttagaagatgcaaaaataatttataagaaaaaataGATAGTAGAAATAcgttatataatattattttcttcTCATTATTGATTCTCTTTATAATGAATTTAGGATGATCAGATTAATGATACTTAATAGCACAATTACATCAAAATAATTTTACTTCCTATATTGCCCTTCTCATGTAACCAAAATACTAATTATATTTTGCACTCTAATAGTGAACAAAATTTggacaataaaaaaatttcacaaTGCAAAAACTTTACCTAACAATTCATCTTTTTATAGTAGAAATAGAATGATTGCTCGGATAAATATGATCACCTATTTGGGCACCGATGAGATGAATTCATATAGTCTACTGATCTCTTGCATGTTCCGCAAATGTatgcatttttttaatatatttataaattaaaacatatatgatTCGTGTATATTAATCAGATTATTTCTATTATATGAAGTCATGAAGAGCAATGCGTGTTGTTGTTCATATCTATAACTTTGGTGGCCTATACATGGCACAATCTAAAATTTTCTTGATGATCTACCTCTTTTGCGTTAATCTTTTGTCGCAAATTCTTCCATCATTTGCTTCAATTTCGAAAGGTTTCAGGTTGAAACTCATTCATATAGATTCTCCACACTCTCGTCTTCATCAAGAAAACCTTTCAGACCTCCAAAGGTTCAAGAAAAACGTAGAAATTTCCGTGCTTCGAGCTTCTCACCTTAAAAAATGTAGTGAAAATGGCATGGATGACTCAACGATTATCCGAAATAATTCCATCCGATTACCACTTCAATACCTCCGACCCATTTCACCGTAGAACTGACACTCGGTAGTCGGTACACCCCCAGTTAAACGAACCTTAATCTTTGACGCGGGTAGTTCTCTTACATGGACAAAACCAACCACTTTTCGATCAGAAAAATTCTAGTTCCTACAAATCATTGACCAAGAAGCATAAACTAGCGCTGAAATATAACTGTTTCATGTTTGGAATCATGTTATTACTTTGTGCAGTATTATGGAGGGCAGACCTCAGTAGGAAATGTTGCTATGGAGGATTTCGTCTTTCAAACTTCTTCAGGACAACCTCATACGCAACGTGGTCTTGTGTTTGGTTGTGGAAATTATTGTCGTGGCATATTGGTTGGCGACATTAAAGAAGTCACTGGCGTATTTGGAATTGGTAAAGATTCGGTTTCGTTCGCACGTCAGATGGGAGGGGTGATCCAGGAACGTTTCTCCTATTGTCTCCCGACTATTAACAATTGTGCTAAGCAATCTTATTTAAGATTTGGCAATGAAGCTACCATACGAGGGAGAAAATCTAAAACAACACCGTTTCTGAAAAGCATGCAAAATAAAACTACAAACTGGATTTAAAAGACTTCAGTGTTAATGGATAGAGATTGATTCAGGTGCTTCTGTTTCTCTCTTACACAACAAGGCTATCTCTGCTGTTCAAATGTCGATCCAAAGGTATTTTTCGAAGCTCAAGGATGTGTCAAAGGGCTGCAGGAGGGGAGATTCCGAAAGAGTTTCTTTGTTATTTGTTTCCTCGAAATTTTAGAGAGTTTCCCAACATGACGTATCATTTCCAGTGGAGATTCCACCAGTGAATCATCTTTTTTCATTTCTAGGGAGTTTCGGATGCTTTCAAATTATGGGGTCAGAAAATGTGACATTATTAGGGGCGTATCAGCAGCAGAACACGAGGTTCGTGTTTGATTTGAAGGAGGAAAAGCTCTCGTTTGCACCAGAGGATTGTTCCAAAGATGCAGACTAATGGAAGGCTTCTTTTTAATTGTATCTGACTCGATAGTTTCGCCTTGACTTGATTTCTGTAGCTTTCACTCTTCCTCTCACGTATCCCGTCATCCCTCGTCAGATTATCAGATTAGTTCATGCTACAATAAGACGAGTACTCGATATTGCATCCAATGATCCAAAATTGTACGTGTAAAATAATTATGAACTATTGGATGTATCGTTCTGAAATATGTGGCTTTGAAGaattaatatataaaacatATTTGTAATGATTCCAACAAATTACATGTAGAAATAACTTGAtttaagttttttaaaaaattaacaatTGAAGTCATGCATTAGAAATTCACATATATGAAATGTTTTGATTCATTACAAATAGAgggttttaaaatatcattaatcTCTTGTAGAAGATTTAAAGAGGCTAAATCTTGATTTTGAAAAATTCATCAGTCTGATATTGTTTGCTAAATCTAACAACAAATATGTGGATGGCTCTGGTGGAATATAATCAGATGTCTTGCTCCTAAGTCCCAATAGAAGCTTGTATTATCAAGAAGTCACATGCAATAATAATAGTGCAAATGAAATTTATAAACTTTCTGGAGTATTATTTATGGCATTGAGCTTGTTTGCTTCCATTCCACATTATCTGGTGACCCTGTAACCCTACATTTTGGGAGAAAATGAAGAATGTGAGCACAAGCGACGAATACTGATTCAATAATGTTAACTCACAATCACCATTTATAATTTAAAGTCCAAATtcatcatatattatataaatttaataatgtCACACTAATCAATGTTTGtatgttattatataaaaaatttctaCATAAAAAGCTAACTTAGTCATTAGCTAGTTCATCAAATTCAAAGTAGAAGCCGCAGTTAATAAAACATACATACCTTTACCCTTTTCAATAGCTCCTTGGCCTTGGGGTCGTTGCTGAAATGATCACGCACTGGCTGAACAccataatttaataattgcatgagTAAGTGGAAATGTCAATATTTTGAAGATAAACCCATAATTATATTGTTTGGAGATGTCAATATTTAGAAGATAAACCCACAATTATATTGTTTGTAAATCGTAAAAATGCATGACAATAATGAGTAGAACCGGTAAAGCATGAACGACCTGTAGTATGCGGTTTATCGCTTTTGATAGAGCAGGTTTTAGATCCCCTGGGTGCAGATCACCATTTTCATAATCATCAGCTAAATCTTTGAATCTCTTGAAGGTCCTGAATAATAGGACATTATTTTCGTGGGAGAAGTTTGAAAGGGTTAATACATACATATAATGAACTTCTTTATCAAGTTGTCCAACGAGTTTCAGCAAAGAGAGAATCAATGCAAAATAGTTGATAAATTGGCTTATTGTGCAGAGTTTCTTACTGATCCTAAATTCCTAATCCCAACCCTGTGGCCCATCACATGCACAATATTATCAGAGAAAACTATAAGTTGGAACACTGAGAGCCAAGTGCTGCACAGACAATGTCACATACAAAAGCAATCTCATAAGCTACATGATTTGAGAATTTGACACAGATGGGTCCTGAATCAAGTCCTACATCGACGGGAACATCACTTTGTGAAGTTTAAAGCTAATTGTATTACCCCCATCTCGTATTAACTTGTGTGAAGAGCTTGAAATCATTTGGAGAACTATATATATTGAACTCTTTTAGAGACTCGAGCTAACCAATTTCACGAAGTTAGAACAAATGCAAAATAGTTTCTAGTGTAGCTAGTTATGCGGAGCCTACCTCCCTCACCATGTGGCCAAAGTAGTGACTAAAACAAATGGCAGATTAGTAAAAAGTAAATAAGACTCACTTGTCACCACCATTTTCTGGTTTTCTCTCAATTGTGAACTCATTGAACCACGGAAAAACAATGTATTTGATGTACTCCATGCATGGATTCTTTTCCACCACCTTTGGAGGGCAGAACGCTTTCTTTATTTTCAAATTCACATCAGCCTGTGGATTTATTAGTAACATGTCCATAGTTGCCATAAGGTAAAAATTTAGAAGAACCATATTGCAAATAAAGAACATGGCCAACAGGAAGGTACCTCTTCGTCTTCCATGTAGATGGAAGATG
Encoded here:
- the LOC140836588 gene encoding interactor of constitutive active ROPs 1-like encodes the protein MPRSRLTEMPQRQSPRGPPHLKTPSSDTDPLHRPRAEKTPKVPEGRSPRGVQSDPANKKKLGTRIADLESQLGQAQDDLKSLKDQLTSAETAKKVAQDQLEIKSKKQQKVPEPVEIRKKPSSDMETQVLNMKESISAAIEKSEDVHKETNVFEVPVETKTTSEPDNPSFDELTSKNDEVTLLKNKLAEKSQELDILRLENESLKNELNEKSIKISSSQSLIDELILKLNKADQELENTKASAFQTNETLEATRKAREELENEMKMLRVQTEQWRKAADAAASVLAGGTKITGRRIPERCGSMDKHHGSTFQPIGFADSPGLNEDYPDDVFGSGKRKGSGIKIFGELWKKKGLK